Part of the Acidobacteriota bacterium genome, CTCGGTGAACGTCGAGGGAAGCCGTATGCGGGAAATCCGCACGTACGGTTTGACGAGGGGTTGCTGGTCCGTGCGTGATTCCACGGCGGACTGGGGCCTACTCCACCCGGCTTGCGTGAGCGGGGACGCGGAGGAACCGTCGTCCCGACGACACGGCGCGAGGGGCAAGTCACAAGAAGAGGCAGTCAGTTGTCGCTGGACAGCGGACGATAGCGGAAAGACGAAAGACAGACGCGAGAAGGGAAACAGACATGACACTGAAGAAGAGGTTGCTGGTAGTCGGCATGACGCTGGCCATCGCCGGCGTGGCGGTCGCGGCTACCGTCTCGCTTGGCGCCGCCGGCGAGAACGTCAATTATGCCGATCTCGCCAAGATCAAGGCTGAAGGCATGCAGCGCTCCCAGGTGATGGAACTCTGCAGCTGGCTGTCGGATGTCTATGCGCCGCGCCTGACCGGTTCGCCGATGGCACAGAAGGGCGCCGACTGGACCGTCGCGAAGATGAAGGAGTACGGCCTCACCAACGTGAAGATCGAACCGTGGGTCAACCGGAACGGGTTCGAACGCGGATGGACCAACGACAAGTTCTACATGGCATTCTCGTCGGCCGACGGGAAGTTCCCGATCCCGGGCACGCCGACGGCGTGGACGCCTGGTACCAACGGTCTGGTCACCGGCGGCGTCGTGCTGGTGGCGGCCACAACCGAAGAGGAGTTGGCGACATTCAAGGGCAAGCTGCGGGGCAAGTGGATTCTGACGCAGGCGGTGCCGGATGTGGCCGCGTACTGGGATCCGATTGCGAAGCGGTATACGACTGAGCAGTTGCAGACGATGGAATTGCAGACGCCGCCGCCTCTGGAATTCGGCGTCACGCCTCCGGGCGCTGGCCGTGGCGGTCCGGGTGGCGCCCCGCAGGCGGCACAGCCGGGGCAACGGGGCGCGGCAGCGGCACCCGCGCAGCCGGGACAGCGTGGCGCAGCAGCAGCTCCCGCAGCGACACCCGCGCAGCCCGCGCCGGCTGGCGGACGCGGCGGTCAGGGCGCGGCAGCAGCCCGCGCCGCCTTCTTCTTCGCCGAAGGCGCACTCGGGACGATCTCCACCGCGCCACGCGGTCACGGCATCTACACAATCGGCGGTAACCGCAACGCCGATCCGGCCGCCACGCTTCCGGCTGTCGCCATTGCCGCCGAGCAGTACAACCGCGTCGCGCGCATGCTCGCCAAGAACGTCGCCGTGACGATTGAGGCCGAGATCAAGAATACGTTTTATCCCAACCCGGCCGTCTTCAACATCGTCGGCGAGTTGCCCGGCACCGACAAGGCCGATGAGATCGTGATGCTCGGCGGTCACTTCGATACGTGGCATGCGGCAACCGGCGCCACCGACGACAACGTGGGTGTCGCGGCGATGATGGAGGCGATGCGCATCCTGAAAGCCACCGGTGTCAAGTTGCGCCGCACGGTGCGCATCGGATTGTGGGAAGGCGAAGAACAGGGGTTGATCGGCTCTCGCGAATACGTCGCCGCGCACTTCGCGAGCCGTCAGGCGTTGCCTGCCGCACCGGGTGCGCCGGCCGCTGGCGCCGCACCAGCCGGTGGCGGTGGACGCGGCGGCCCGCAAGGTCCGCTCGAACTCAAACCCGATTACGACAAGTTGTCGGTGTACTTCAACATCGACAATGGCACAGGCGCGCTGCGCGGCGTGTACCTGCAGGGCAACGAAGCGGTGGCGCCGATCTTCCGCGAATGGATGGAACCGTTCCGCGCTCTGGGCATGACGACGCTCACGATTCGGAGAACGAGCGGCACCGACCATTTGTCGTTTGATAACGTGGGCCTGCCGGGCTTCCAGTTCATCCAGGATGAGATCGAATACAACGCGATGACGCATCACACCAACCTGGATACGTACGAACGGCTGCAGCCGAACGACGTGACCCGGATGGCGACCATCGCGGCAGGCTTCGCCTATCTAGCGGCGAACCGCGACGAAAAACTCCCGCGCAATCCGCTGCCGCCGCCGGGACAGGGCGGCCGCGGACGCGGGGGACAGTAGGCAGACGGAATTCCAGCGTGCGCCGGAATGACGACTGACGGCGTTGGTCTCCAACCGCTTGGATCCAAAACCCGGGATCATGGAATTCCGGGCCGGGTCCATCGGCACACACACCAGGGAACGGCTCGGATTCCATGGTTTTCGGGCCGTTTCCCAACCGCCAGTTCAGGGTCTGCCGACGGCGC contains:
- a CDS encoding M20/M25/M40 family metallo-hydrolase, which codes for MTLKKRLLVVGMTLAIAGVAVAATVSLGAAGENVNYADLAKIKAEGMQRSQVMELCSWLSDVYAPRLTGSPMAQKGADWTVAKMKEYGLTNVKIEPWVNRNGFERGWTNDKFYMAFSSADGKFPIPGTPTAWTPGTNGLVTGGVVLVAATTEEELATFKGKLRGKWILTQAVPDVAAYWDPIAKRYTTEQLQTMELQTPPPLEFGVTPPGAGRGGPGGAPQAAQPGQRGAAAAPAQPGQRGAAAAPAATPAQPAPAGGRGGQGAAAARAAFFFAEGALGTISTAPRGHGIYTIGGNRNADPAATLPAVAIAAEQYNRVARMLAKNVAVTIEAEIKNTFYPNPAVFNIVGELPGTDKADEIVMLGGHFDTWHAATGATDDNVGVAAMMEAMRILKATGVKLRRTVRIGLWEGEEQGLIGSREYVAAHFASRQALPAAPGAPAAGAAPAGGGGRGGPQGPLELKPDYDKLSVYFNIDNGTGALRGVYLQGNEAVAPIFREWMEPFRALGMTTLTIRRTSGTDHLSFDNVGLPGFQFIQDEIEYNAMTHHTNLDTYERLQPNDVTRMATIAAGFAYLAANRDEKLPRNPLPPPGQGGRGRGGQ